The Streptomyces phaeolivaceus genome has a window encoding:
- a CDS encoding MbtH family protein, whose protein sequence is MTNPFENPDGTYRVLANDEGQHSLWPDFTAVPAGWTTVFGPDSRTACLEYVEREWTDLRPKSLVRAMGE, encoded by the coding sequence ATGACCAACCCCTTCGAGAACCCCGACGGCACCTACCGGGTCCTGGCCAACGACGAGGGCCAGCACTCCCTGTGGCCCGACTTCACCGCCGTACCCGCCGGCTGGACCACCGTCTTCGGCCCGGACAGCCGTACCGCCTGCCTGGAGTACGTCGAACGCGAGTGGACCGACCTGCGCCCCAAGAGCCTCGTCCGGGCCATGGGCGAATGA